From Bradyrhizobium sp. sBnM-33:
GTGGTTTGCCCGGGCCGCACCTATCGTATCGATTCGGATGCGACCCATACGCCGCAATTCCACCAGGTCGAAGGCCTCATCATCGACAAGGGCTCGCATCTCGGCCACCTCAAATGGATTTTGCACGAGTTCTGCAAGGCGTTCTTCGAGGTCGACCATATTAACATGCGGTTCCGCCCGTCGTTCTTCCCGTTCACCGAACCATCGCTCGAGGTCGACATCCAGTGCCGGCGCGATAAGGGCGAGATCCGTTTCGGCGAGGGCGAGGACTGGCTCGAGATTCTTGGCTGCGGCATGGTGCATCCGAACGTGCTGCGCGCCTGCGGCATTGACCCTGATGTCTACCAGGGCTTTGCCTGGGGCATGGGCATCGACCGAATCGCGATGCTGAAATACGGCATGTCCGATCTCCGGCAATTGTTCGAGAGCGACGTGCGCTGGCTTTCGCATTACGGCTTCAAGCCGCTCGACGTCCCGACGCTCGCGGGGGGATTGAGCACGTGATTTCGGTTCCTGCGCAATATCAGGGTTTGCGTTCGTTCGCGTTCGGCGACGGGCCGAAGCTTGCCGACGAATTGCTCGACCTCGTGATCAAGGGCGTGAAGACCGCGACCTGCTCGACCGAGGACGAGCCGAACACGTCGACGCCCGGCGAGCAATGGATCGTGCTCGACGGGCGCGGCGAGCCGCGTTGTGTGATTGAGACCATCGAAGTCACCTACCGCCGCTTCCCCGAAGTGGACGCCGCCTTTGCCTATGAAGAAGGCGAAGGCGACCGCAGCCTCGATTATTGGCGACGGGCCCACCGCACTTATTTCGGCCGCCTGGGCCGGTTCAGTGAAGACATGATGCTGATGTGCGAGCGCTTTCGTCTGGTTGAGGTGTTTGGCGATCACACGACGGCTCTCTCCGTTCCCTCCCCCCTTGTGGGGGAGGGTCAGGGAGGGGGGTAGCCGCGAATGCCGCACGCGGTCGTCAGCGAACGCCAGCGCAACCGGGCGAAGCAGCTTCGCCAGACGATGACACGCGCCGAAACGCTGCTGTGGCGCCACCTCAAGGCCGGTCGGATGGACGGGATCGGCTTTCGTCGCCAGACGCCAATCGGAAATTACGTCGTCGACTTCGTCTGCTTCGCGGCGAAGCTCGTCATCGAGCTTGACGGGGAATCGCACGATTTCGACGAGCGTCAGCAAGCTGACCAGCGGCGTGACGCATTCCTTGCTGCCGAAGGCTTTCGCGTTCTGCGCTTCACGAATGAGCAGGTGATGTCGAATCTGGAAGGTGTCGTAGAGATCATTCGCCAGGCGACATCGGTCGGAGCAAGCGGCTCATCCCCCTCCCTGACCCTCCCCCACAAGGGGGGAGGGAACGGTGAGGACGGCGCAAGTATCACTGAAATAACCAGCAATATTCGAGGCTCACAGCCATGAAATTCACGCTCTCCTGGCTGAAGGAACATCTCGACACCGACGAGCCGCTGGAAAAGCTCGCCGACAAGCTCACCATGATCGGGCTCGAGGTCGAGAGCATCGAGGACAAGGCGAAGGCGCTCGCGCCATTCTCCATCGCGCGGGTGATCTCGGCCGAGCAGCATCCGAATGCCGACCGCCTGCGCGTCTGCTTGGTCGATACCGGCAGTGGTGCTGCGCCGGTGCAGGTGGTCTGTGGAGCACCGAATGCGCGCGCCGGACTCGTAAGCGTGTTCTCGCCGCCCGGCACGTTCATCCCCGGCAAGAACATCACCCTTGGCGTCGGCACCATCAGAGGCGTCGAGAGCCGCGGCATGCTGTGCTCGGCAGCCGAGCTGCAGCTTTCTGAGGACCATGACGGCATCATGGAACTGCCGACCGATGCGCCGATCGGCAAGGGCTATGCCGAATGGGCCGGGCTTGGCGATCCCGTGCTCGAAATCAATTTGACGCCGAACCGCCAGGACTGCACCGGCGTGCATGGCATCGCGCGCGACCTTTCCGCGGCCGATATGGGCAAGTTCATCGATCCCGGAATTAGGCCGGTCAAAGGCGAATTCCCTTGCCCGGTGAAAGTGACGGTGGAAGATGCAACGCTGTGTCCTGGCTTTGCGCTGCGGCTGGTGCGCGGCGTCAAGAACGGTCCTTCGCCGGAATGGCTGCAGAAGCGCCTGACCTCGATCGGCTTGCGGCCGATCAATGCGCTGGTCGACATCACCAACTTCATGACCTACGACCGCGCCCGGCCGCTGCATGTGTTCGACGCCACGAAAGTGACGGGCAATCTTACTGTGCGCCGCGCCAAAGAAGGCGAGAGCCTGCTGGCGCTCGACGGCCGCACCTACACGCTCGATCCCTCGATCTGCGTGATATCGGATGAGCATGGCGTCGAATCGCTCGCCGGCATCATGGGCGGCGAGACTTCCGGCTGCGATGAGAATACCGTTGACGTGCTGATCGAATCGGCGCTGTGGAACGAGATCAACATCGCGCAAACCGGGCGCAAGTGCGGCATCAATTCGGATGCACGCTACCGCTTCGAGCGCGGCGTCGATCCGGCCTTCATGGTGCCGGGGCTCGAGCTTGCGACCAAAATGGTAATGGAGCTCTGCGGCGGCACGCCGTCGGAGACCGTGGTCGTCGGCAATGCCTTCGGCGACGACCGCATTATTGATTTCCCGCTGAGCGAGGTCAAACGTCTGGCGGGAATCGAGGTGCCGCTGGTCGAGATGCGGCGCATCCTCGGCCATCTCGGCTTCATGGTCGCCGGCAGCGGCCCAGTGGTGAAGGTCGCTGTTCCCTCCTGGCGCACGGATGTTCACGGCAAGGCCGACATCGTCGAGGAAATCGTTCGCATCGTCGGCGTCGACAAGGTGCCGATGACGCCGTTCGAGCGCGGCGAAGACGCGCGCAAGCCGGTACTGACCACGATCCAGCTCCGCACCCGCCGCGCCAAGCGCGCACTCGCCGCGCGCGGCATGGTGGAAGCCGTGACGTGGTCGTTCATCTCGAAGCCGCATGCTGAGATGTTCGGCGGCGGCCAGGCCGAGCTCGTGCTTGCCAACCCGATCGCTTCCGACCTCTCTGACATGCGACCGAGCCTTTTGCCGGGTCTCGTCGCCGCGGCGCAAGCCAACGCCAATCGCGGTTGCTCCGACGTCGCGCTGTTCGAGGTGGGACAGGTGTTCAAGGGCGACAAGCCGGAGGACCAGTTCGTCGCAGCCTCAGGTGTGCGCCACGGCTTTGCGTCCTCGAAAGGCATGGGGCGGCATTGGTCCGGCTCTGCCCAAACCGACGCGCTCGACGCCAAGGCCGATGCGTTCGCGGTGCTCGCGGCGGCCGGCGCGCTGATGCAGGCGCTGCAGATAGTGCCAGGCGGTGCAAGTTGGCTGCATCCGGGGCGCTCCGGCACCATCCAGATCGGACCGCAGAACGTGCTGGGTTATTTCGGCGAACTGCACCCGCGGACGCTGGAGGCGCTCGGCGCCGACGGCCCGATGGTCGCGTTCGAAGTCATCCTTGACCGCATTCCCGATGCCAAGAAGAAGCCGACCCGCGCCAAGCCGTTGCTCGAACTCTCCGCGTTCCAGCCGGTATCGCGCGATTTTGCGTTCATCGTCGATCGCGCGGTCAAGGCCGGCGACATCGTGCGCGCGGCGCAAGGCGCGGACAAGAAGCTGATCACGGACGTCACCGTATTCGACGTCTATGAAGGCAAGGGCATCGATCCGGCCAAAAAGTCGATCGCGATCGCCGTGACGATCCAGCCGCGTGAGAAGACTCTGACGGATCAGGAGATCGACGCGGTGGCGGCGAAGATCGTGGCCGAGGTGATAAAGAAGACCGGCGGCACGTTGCGGGGATGAGCCCTCTCGGTCTCATCCCTTCCGACGTCAGCCTCAACGCCGCCCTCGCGATTTGCGCAGTCGCCTTCGTCTCGGGAACGGCGCGGGGATTTTCCGGGTTCGGCTCGGCGCTGATCTTCATGCCGCTGGCCAGTTCGATCGCCGACCCGCGATTGGTGGCCGCGCTGCTGCTGATCATCGATTTCGTCGCCGCCGCGCCGCTGCTGCCGAACGCGTGGCAGAAAGCCGACCGCAAGGCGACCGCGATCATGGTAACCGGCGCGCTGATCGGCGTGCCGATCGGCACTTATTTTTTGAGCCGGTTGGAGCCGGTGACGACGCGCTGGATCATTTCCGTTTTCGTCTTTGCGTTGTTGTTGCTGCTGCTCTCGGGTTGGCGCTACCGCGGCAAAGATCACGCGGCAGTTTCGATCGGCATCGGCGGCTTATCAGGCTTTTGCAGCGGGCTGGCCCAGACCGGCGGGCCGCCGATCGTCGGCTACTGGCTTGGCCGCCCGCTCCCTTCCGTCATCGCGCGCGCCAACATCGTGCTGTTCTTTGGCGCTTCGGATCTCTTCTCGGCCGTCAGCTATGCCGCGACCGGACTGATTACATTCGACGCCATCAAGTTTGCGCTGGTGGTCGGCCCGCTCTATGGCGCTGGCGTTTGGTTCGGCGCCTCGCTGTTCGGTAAAGCCAGCGAAACCGTATTCCGCTCGATGTGCTACGCACTGATCGCAGCGGCGGTGATCTTCGGCCTGCCGGTTCTGGATGGTATTTTGCGGTGATGTAGGTTCGTAGGCTGGGCAAAGGCGCTTCGCGCCGTGCCCACCGCAGCATGCACCGCTCGTGGACGGTGGGCACGCTTCGCTTTGCCCACCCTACGATTCCTGCGCTAGCCCATCACCAGATCGCAATACGCATAGCCGTCGCGCGCGACGCACTCGCCGGTCATGACCGCAAGTCGCCCTGAAAACATCGGCCCCGCCACGACGCAGGTGTGAAACTCGCCGTTCTCACCGCAGGGGTCGATACCCTCGGGCAGATCAGCGAGCAGCGTTGCGTCGAATTTGCGACCGGCGAATTCCGCCGGCAGCTTCTTCAGATCGACTGTCGCGATATGGGCTTCGAGCCCGCTTGCGATCATTGCTCGCGCGAGTTCCGGCGTTGGCCGCTCCCAGAGCGGAAATACCGGCGTAATTCCGGTGCCCGCGAGCTTCTGTTCGCGATAGGCGCGGATGTCGGCCAGGAACAGATCGCCGAAGATCATATGCGTGACCCCATCGGCAACCGCTTGCGCGACTGCTTCGCCCATCCGCGCCTCGTAAATCTCGTTCGGACAGGGATAGGGAATTGCCACGATCCGCTGCGGCAGGCCGGCGGCCTCGCATTGCGCCTGCAATATCTCCTGCCGCACGCCGTGAATCGAGACGCGGCCGAACGTCTCGGTTACCGTGGTCAGCGCGCCGATCACCTCGAATGCGCCCGCGCGCATCACTTCATGCAGCGCAAACGCGGAGTCCTTGCCGCTCGACCAGGAGATCAGTGCCTTGGGACGGGCCATCAGTTGATCGGAGACGGTGCACGCCGCCGCTGCTTCGTCGGCCGCGCCTCCGGCTCGGGATCCTTCAATGCGCCGATCCGCCGCAATACCGCCTCTGCCGCGCGCTCGCCACTCTCCCAGGCGCCGTCGATCGTTCCCCACAGCGTTTCGTGGGTGGCTTCGCCGGCGAGATACATGCAGCCGATCGGTTCGGTCAGAACCTTTCGCGACGACTGCCCGCCGGGACCAGCCGCCGACATCGCGCCGAGCGTGAACGGCGCAGCGTTCCAGCGCGTCGCGCTCGACTTCGTCACCTTGGCGGCCGCCTCGCTGCCATACAGCTTCGTCAGCCATTCCACCGCAAACGCCACCATGGCCTTC
This genomic window contains:
- a CDS encoding ASCH domain-containing protein, whose amino-acid sequence is MISVPAQYQGLRSFAFGDGPKLADELLDLVIKGVKTATCSTEDEPNTSTPGEQWIVLDGRGEPRCVIETIEVTYRRFPEVDAAFAYEEGEGDRSLDYWRRAHRTYFGRLGRFSEDMMLMCERFRLVEVFGDHTTALSVPSPLVGEGQGGG
- a CDS encoding endonuclease domain-containing protein — its product is MPHAVVSERQRNRAKQLRQTMTRAETLLWRHLKAGRMDGIGFRRQTPIGNYVVDFVCFAAKLVIELDGESHDFDERQQADQRRDAFLAAEGFRVLRFTNEQVMSNLEGVVEIIRQATSVGASGSSPSLTLPHKGGGNGEDGASITEITSNIRGSQP
- the pheT gene encoding phenylalanine--tRNA ligase subunit beta, producing the protein MKFTLSWLKEHLDTDEPLEKLADKLTMIGLEVESIEDKAKALAPFSIARVISAEQHPNADRLRVCLVDTGSGAAPVQVVCGAPNARAGLVSVFSPPGTFIPGKNITLGVGTIRGVESRGMLCSAAELQLSEDHDGIMELPTDAPIGKGYAEWAGLGDPVLEINLTPNRQDCTGVHGIARDLSAADMGKFIDPGIRPVKGEFPCPVKVTVEDATLCPGFALRLVRGVKNGPSPEWLQKRLTSIGLRPINALVDITNFMTYDRARPLHVFDATKVTGNLTVRRAKEGESLLALDGRTYTLDPSICVISDEHGVESLAGIMGGETSGCDENTVDVLIESALWNEINIAQTGRKCGINSDARYRFERGVDPAFMVPGLELATKMVMELCGGTPSETVVVGNAFGDDRIIDFPLSEVKRLAGIEVPLVEMRRILGHLGFMVAGSGPVVKVAVPSWRTDVHGKADIVEEIVRIVGVDKVPMTPFERGEDARKPVLTTIQLRTRRAKRALAARGMVEAVTWSFISKPHAEMFGGGQAELVLANPIASDLSDMRPSLLPGLVAAAQANANRGCSDVALFEVGQVFKGDKPEDQFVAASGVRHGFASSKGMGRHWSGSAQTDALDAKADAFAVLAAAGALMQALQIVPGGASWLHPGRSGTIQIGPQNVLGYFGELHPRTLEALGADGPMVAFEVILDRIPDAKKKPTRAKPLLELSAFQPVSRDFAFIVDRAVKAGDIVRAAQGADKKLITDVTVFDVYEGKGIDPAKKSIAIAVTIQPREKTLTDQEIDAVAAKIVAEVIKKTGGTLRG
- a CDS encoding sulfite exporter TauE/SafE family protein; this encodes MSPLGLIPSDVSLNAALAICAVAFVSGTARGFSGFGSALIFMPLASSIADPRLVAALLLIIDFVAAAPLLPNAWQKADRKATAIMVTGALIGVPIGTYFLSRLEPVTTRWIISVFVFALLLLLLSGWRYRGKDHAAVSIGIGGLSGFCSGLAQTGGPPIVGYWLGRPLPSVIARANIVLFFGASDLFSAVSYAATGLITFDAIKFALVVGPLYGAGVWFGASLFGKASETVFRSMCYALIAAAVIFGLPVLDGILR
- a CDS encoding adenine nucleotide alpha hydrolase; translation: MARPKALISWSSGKDSAFALHEVMRAGAFEVIGALTTVTETFGRVSIHGVRQEILQAQCEAAGLPQRIVAIPYPCPNEIYEARMGEAVAQAVADGVTHMIFGDLFLADIRAYREQKLAGTGITPVFPLWERPTPELARAMIASGLEAHIATVDLKKLPAEFAGRKFDATLLADLPEGIDPCGENGEFHTCVVAGPMFSGRLAVMTGECVARDGYAYCDLVMG